In Oryza sativa Japonica Group chromosome 1, ASM3414082v1, the genomic stretch CATTTTGACCACGTCAACCGTGACAAAAAAAGACCATGTCGAACTGACTGGTGTGCCAGTGTTTTATTTGGCCGACCACGCCAGTCTGCCAAAAGTGAGTATTGTTTCGTCACACCAGTCTAGCGGGGGGTATGACAATTTTATTTTGCCACACAAGGCGATGTGACGTGATCAAAATGTTTAGAGTTTAAAATTTAGTTAGGAAAAGTTTATTCGTAAAATTACAATTTTAAAAGGTTTGAAAAATAATGAAAGTTCATAATATATTAACTAGAAAGGTTTGGTTGCTCATTAGGTGCTACTATCGAGAGCCAACTGCCTAACACCCTCCACTTGCAACCAATCGCAGGGAAATGCACCATGCATATACATCACCTGAGCGGCAACAATACGCGTCCCACGCTCACAATAAAACCTTCACCAACCGATGCCGATGGATATCAAATGTCATCAACGGGTATCAGCCTTATATATACTGATATATATCAACTAGTACTAATATATATTAGTTCATACTGATAGAATACCATATCCAGTATCCAACAAGTATTATACTGTTTGAAACAGGACACTGTACGATAGAAAACGGCCTAAACTAATTTGCAAAAAAAGGTAATATGAGCTGATTTACTATTTGATTAACTCCATAGTCTGCGAGCAACGACCGGCAGCACAACAATCTACATCATTGTTGACTACATCCGGAGGTACGTTGAGACCAGTACAGTCAAACCATATTAACACGCGATTCACTCTTCGGAGCACATGAAATTCGTGCgattcaattaaaaaaattgcaCCAAACAATTAAAAATACACATAACCTTAAACTCGTGCGATgttatcttttcgcttatgtttaTAAAGATAATCCATTCTATGCCATTGACAAAGCATGGATTCAACAATATACCATTGACAAAGCTcagttctataatataccatcgaATAACTACTTTTCTTCCTTACATACCATCGCCGGCGGTCAACAGTTAGTCAAATTCCGTTAAGAGCAAGAAAATATCTGTTTTACCCCTAGGGTACGATGCATCCTCATCGATTTCACTGATCATGATCCACTATTTATTCTCATTGATGAAAAATAGAAATTGCTTGTCTTTTTATCATCCAAGATTTTTTACCGCGATATGGCATTATGCAAAATCTCAATTTTATGCTAggggtaaaatggtcatttttcaTCTTTTAACGGCGGTTGACTAACGGTTGACTAACGTCGATTGCATATAAGGAAGAAAATGAGTCATTCGATGGTATATTGTAGAACTGAGTTTTGTCAGTGGCATACTGTAGACCCGCGCTTTGTCGATGGCATAAAATGGATTGActcttatacttatcagccgaaatttaaaatttcattgatttaaggtttttccatcgtagtttattttttagcatttgcttttagatcgttaaaacacgtatttaaaagttttatttacaaattattactccctccgtcccctaatataagggattttgacattttgcttgcactgtttgacaattcgtcttattcaaaaaatttgtgcaaatataaaaaacgaaaagttgtgctaaaagtactttggataataaaataagtcaaaaaaataataattctaatttttttaataagacgaatggttaaacagtgtaagcaaaatattaaaatctcttatattgacATAGTAAGTATTCCTTTACAAATATATTGTTTAGCTTATTtctcaaataaacaaaatgatggAGTAGTAGTCATCACATCTCCCGTgaatagggtgtgtttagtttggttgaaattgaaacgatgtaatggaaaagttgaaagtttgtgtgtgtaggaaagttttaatgtgatagaaaagttagaagtttgaagaaaaagtttataaCTAAACAAGGGCTAAACAAATTTCGTGTTCCAAAATACAAATGTTGTACAGTATTACGAGGAGACGAGAAGGAAGAGCCAGCCAACCATACTACCTTTCGGCTGGCTGACCGGGGTGGCGTCGCTGTCCCGGGCCGGCCCGCGTAGCCGACTTTCGGTTGAGCCGCCCGCCGGCCCCGCCCCGGCGAGGCGTcgcacccccgccgccgccgccgcccccactcCACTTGCTTCCTCTCTTTGTCTCCCTTCCCTTCGTTTTTGGCTCGTTCCGGCGGGTGGGAATAATATAGCTCAGGCGTGGCGAGTTTGGTCGGCGCATGCCAACCTTTTccgtctcctctctctctctttttgccCTCTGCTCCTGCCTGCCTGGCTGCCGCGATCGCAGATCGGGATCTCGGCTCAGCGCGCTGCGGCGACCCCGCTGCAGCTTGCAGGTATGTATGTTCTTGCTGGATGATCCTCGGAacattcttcttcttcccttgcTTTCTTTAGCTTTCGTTTCTAGGTTTGCTTCTGTAGTTGGTGAGCTCGGGTTCTAGGTTGCTTCTGTAGTTTGGAGAGCTCGGGAGCACACCCGGTGGATGGTGTGATTTTGCTGAGTTTTCTGTTCTTACATGGGAGAGGCTAGTCAATTATAGGGGAATCCGCTGTGCAGGCTATAGTAGTGCTAGGTTGCTTAGCTTTATGCTTATTGTTCTCTTTGTTTGATCGGATTTTGTTCTGTTGCTGGGTGGTTTCTGGAAGAGTTTAGTCTGTTTTGGTGTTAAAATTTTTTCAAGCTTTCAAAGAGgttcttttctttctccccTTACAAAAGAGACAGTTTGAGCTGTTCTTTCATCATCGGAGTTTGTGGGATTCAAAAGAAAGCTCTTCTGTGCAGCATCACTGTTCTTAATGCTTCTTGAAATTGTCCTGTAACAATTACTACTTGGACTGATGCTTCCAACATTCTCTTGGTCCTGGGTCTATTGATCACCATTATGGCTGCTGCTAGAGCTGGACGCTTTTGATTTTCTGTTTTCTAGTGGTTTTCCAACCTGGTGTTCGGTTTTCCTGTCTTTTCTCCAGCTAAGCTCGCCTTTAGTTCACCAAAATCAAGCATATCCGCTACAATGACACCGCCATCATTACTTTACCGTTCTATCAGTGCTCAATAATGAGATAAAAGGCCGTCCTAATCCCACCAAACTTTGATGTTTACAGCTTTTGATGAGTAGTTGCTATGTTATTCAGAACAGCATATCATTACTCATTAGTAGGATCAATTATACACTTCACTCATTAAGTTTGTTTTTGATTCCTTCAGAAATTCTGGTTCAACACCAGCCACCTTTCACCAATCTAAAGAACTTGAGTACAGCAATTGTGAAGAATTGAGCATACTGTTCAAAGATGGGTACAAGGATGCCAACCTTACGGAGATTGTCAGCCACACTGTCATCGGTGTTGCTCGAGTGGATCttgatgctgctgctgttcaTCGATGCGGTTTATTGCTTCTTGGTCACCAGATTTGCCCGCCTCTGCAGATTACCGGCACCGTGCCCTTTCTGCTCAAGGCTAGACCATGTCCTGGGTAATGAGAAACCATGCTTCTACAGGGAATTGATCTGCAAAACTCACAAGTCAGAGATCTCATCTTTGGCCTTCTGCCGTCTACATCAGAAACTTGCAGGTGCCCAAAGTATGTGTGAGAGATGCAGTGACTCACTTGTAGAAAACAATGATGACCGCACCGATGAGCCAACAATGGCTGCCACTCTACCTGATAGTAATCAAGGATTATATTCCCATGATACAAGAATTTGCTCATGTTGTGCACAGCATTATACACAACAGAGACCGACAATGTTTTCTCGAATGATCACAGAACTAGAACCTGCTGAGGCTGTTTGCTCACCAAAGATTTGCACAGATTATTCCATACTTCATCAAGTGGATAAATCTTTGGATAAAGATATTTGTCACCAGAGTGATCACTCCATCCATGAACGATACAGTGTGCTGCAGATGACATCTGGCTCCGAGGATGAGGCTCCCTGTGCTGATGATGGCAAAATTTCACACCATCATAAAACCAATTGTATGGAGGAAGATTTGAATGAAGATGCCACTGCCGAGAAATTTGCTGCTTCTTCCACTGAGTTGGTCAGGCCATTAGAAATGAATGTTCCGATGGAAACCGATGTTGGTGACTCATATGATATATCCTTGCCATATGTTCTTGTAGATGATCATCCTGATAGTATAATTGGTGAGGGCCAAATGGAAGCAGAAGATGCTTCATTAGAAAAACAGACATGCCAGCATGATCCCCTAGCTGTCAAAGAAGAGTCAGGTTTGACAGGTAACTGTTAGTTCCCCAAACTGGGATGACTCCTACTGAACTTCTTTTTCAGTTTGAAAGATTAATAGCATAGATAATcatgcagatgtcaatgtttccCAAGTTCCAGTTGCATCAAGTGTCGAGTCACCTCAGAATCTTGGGTACAACGAGGCATGTCATGGAGCGAGTGAAAGCACCATTGATCCATGTTCATCACAGTCCACAACACTAGAACAAAACATTGCTGTTTCAGAGCACAACAGCACAATAGGTATATCTTAATCATAGTTTAACAATAAACTGAATGGTATTTTCTTCCTGTTCGTCTAACCCCCCATCACAATAAAAAAATGTCAGATGATCTGGAAGGTCACAGGTCAGAAATTACTGTTACATCAAGTAGAGAGTTTCACCAGAAAAGTGCATTGGTTGATGATGATCCAGGTAAGGCTGTACCTCAGGACTGACTATTTCTCAAGAATCAAGATATATGTCTGAAAGGTTTCTTTATTCCGACCTGTTTTCCCTTTCAGTTAATTTTAGAGATGACCATGTTTCACAAGTTAATTCTAGTTCTGAAGCTGTTGATGAAGCTGAAGATTATGCTAAGGAGGCTGAACAGACTTGTGATATGGTAACACATGAAGCGGCACTCAAAGATCCTTCCAATACAAATTCCAAAGATCCTACAGCAAAAGGTTAGTTGATTTCTACCTTCCCTCAAGCAACAGTATTTCAAAAACTGGTCCTTACATTTAACCCTTTTGGTTAGGTTTTGTGGAAGAAGCTCCTATATCACCACAGGCTATTAGACCAAACAGTGAGGTATTTCAGGGTCTCAATGTCATCGAGGAACATCCGCAAACAAGCGCGACTATTGGTGAAAGGAGACCATCTCTAAGCACTCAGATTAGCATGAATGAAGCCTACAAGCTTGCCATTGGTGCCAAGAGTAGCTTGCCATCCCCCACCTTGACTGATGTGATTCTTGGAAAGGATTCCTCTTCTAGTGTAAATGAAGAATTGAGGTTACTGCTGTCACAGCTCTCGGCTTCCAGAGGACTCGAGGCTCCATGGGTCGACCCAGGCCCTAGCCCACGTGCGTATGGGCGTGGTGATGATTTGATAGTGCAGAACATCACGAACAGAATTTCAATTGAGAGAAATGCATCTGGTTTGGAGTCACTGGAGGGTAGCACTGTAAGTGAGATGGAAGGTGAAAGTGCCACTGAACGGTTGAGACGACAGATTGATCTTGACCGAAAATCTATACACCTCCTCTGCAAGGAACTGGAAGAAGAAAGGAACGCTTCAGCGATTGCTGCAAGTCAAGCTTTGGCTATGATTACCAGATTGCAGGATGACAAGGCTGCCATGCAGATGGAAGCTTTACATTACCAGCGGATGATGGAAGAACAAGCAGAGTATGATAGTGATGCGCTTGCTAAAGCTAACGAGCTACTTGCTCAGAGGGAACAACAAATAGAGGAATTGGAAGCTGAGCTCGAAAACTACAGGATGCAGTTTGCAGGTGGACCAACAGAGAAACAATCCAATCAGGTCTCCTTTAATGAAGAAAACATTGCCGAAACTTTGCTTGATGAAACTGGTCTTGAAGCTCCTGCAATTACCACACCAAGTGGTATAAATTCATTAGTGAGCTTTGAAGAGGAGAGGGCATATATAGTTGATTGCTTGACGAAGCTGGAGCAGAAGCTTCAATCCTACTCCAACAACAGTACTAACATTCACTTGTCAAATTCAGATGTCATAGAGGATTACCTTTCCAACAAAATGCACGTTGTAGATGATGGCTCACTGCAATGCCAAGAAAGCTCAAGAGAGGCCCAGGAGCCCGTTTTCTTAGCTAAAGAAGCTCATTCTTCAACAGTGAGTCGGAAGACTGATCTTAGCACGCTTCAAGAAGAAATCTCAAACTTGAACAAAAGATTGAAGACGCTAGAAGGAGACCGCAACTTTATTGAACATAGCATAAACTCACTCAGGAATGGCAAAGAAGGTGTGATGTTTATTCAGGAAATCGCTAGCAACCTAAGAGAACTGCGAGCAATTGCTGGTAGTAAATAACACGCACAActtctttttagttttttacaCAACTTATTTGTATAGCAGATACCCATCCATCTTGTAAATTGTATACTTGGCAATCTGTTCTAGTTTGAGGGAAATTGCATAGAAAAAGCTTGTATTAAACACAAGGCAGACATAATTGTAAGCTGTGcatgtttttcatttttttgagcTTTGGGTTtgctcataatttttttaattgtattacTCCAAGACAGATTTGTTCATCTTAATAGCAGCAAAGGAGTCATGTGGGTATATAATCTGAAGTTGAAATAGACTTCGATGGTACCTTCAGTTTTGAATTGCTTCTCCAGGTTGCTGCATACTTGCATTATTTGGACCCTGGAACATCTCAGCTCCGTTACCTTGGCATCCAACTATCCGACCTGCCACTGCAAAATCACAACACTTCTTTCGTTTCCGAGCCCATTACAGCATTTTTTAGGCTTGTAAGAGAAAACCACAAACACGTATATGCAAAATCTGGAACTTTCCAACCCGATGAAGTAGTCATAGAACTCTTCTGGACTGACTTGTTAAAATTCCGTTTTATACTCCAaccaaaaaagaaataaagaagaaCCATAAAACTATGAAAGCAGCCGACAGAAAATTTAACGGACACTGGAATGCTTTACACAATGTATTATTTCTTTGCCcctttaaaattaaaagttacaACCTGGTGGCCATGGCGACGCTTACATCTGCCACCATGGTCTGTGACAACTTATAGCAGGATTTATTATCAATTGTGTACAGGCATCACCATTGCCCGTTGGCATGGCGATACAGATGTTCTCCATTCACCCTCCCACTCCCTAAATTGGTGTAGTTCCCCATTTGCTGTGAAAATCCATTTGGGTTAACTCCAAGGTTCACTGCTGGATTTGAGAAGTTATGTAGCCAAGGTTTTGAAGTAATCGAGTCCATCCTTCCATTGGAATAAGCATCCAATGTGGAATTTTGCCCTTCTCTTAACCTATAAAGAGCATTCAGCCTGTCATAAGCCATCGGGTAGCCCTCGTCATAGTAATGATCGGCCAAGTTTAACCGGCCAGAACTACTTATGGAAGTCACTTCAGAGTCTACTAAGTTTCCTCTGGAAGAATACGGCAAGCCCAATGTATGATATCCGTGGAGGGTAGGCTCTGCCATACTCCCACTGCTTTGTTCCTCCTCAAGCAAGTCATTGATGATATCAAGGTGTGGAAATTCTTCTCCAACTGGCCCTGGCAATTGGTATGAGACAAGGTTTGTTGGAATCTCCCTCTGGAACTGCCTATATTGAAGCCCCCCAAATTCGCCTTGTTCCCCTGTTCCACTGCATCCTGCTTGCTGATAAGAATTGTCCCTCCAAGATTGAGTATGTGCATCACCCTTGGTCATTTGATGGTAAGGAGAATCATCTTTCCACATGTATTTGTTAGCATTACTATCACCTTTCCATGGGTTCCAGTTATCAATTGCTTCGGACTTTCCTTGCCCAAACATGAAGCCCTGTTTACCTGGTAATTGGCCATTCCTTCCGACCGGAGGTACCATGGCAGATGCTGCTGATGCATACGATGATAGTGGCTGTGAAAGTGCGACGTTTTGGCCAAAAGAAGTTGAATGATCAAGACTTGCTGATGCTGTATCAAGATTACTCTTACCAATGATGGCATTTCGGTAGGTCTGTGCTGTATAACTTGGAACAGAAGGGGATGGTTCATTCCTCGATCGTCCAGCCAGGGTCATTGAGCGGGAAAGCATTGGGGGAACTTGAACTGCTGGCGTAGGTGGTAAAGTTGatcttggtacctggaacagaGGAGCACTTGAAGGCCTCGATATTGCAGGAGTTTGGGAAACAGACAGGACTGCAGCCTTTTTGGGAAGAATAGCTTCTCGGGCTTCTGAATTAGACATGGAAGACATTTGCTTTGATACAGGGTCAAGTGACGTAACCTTGTCAACCAGAGGTGCAGGTTGTTTTGGTGTCGGGATGGTTTTAGCAACCTTTCCAACTTGTGGAGCAAGTGATTTTGGGGGCACCAGAATAGCTTTAGCGACTTTCTCACCCTGTGTAGCAGGTGATTTTGAGGGAGTCGGAACAGCTATAGAGACCTTATCAACCTGTGGAGCAGGTGATTTGGTGGGAGCAGCAATAGCTTTAGAGACCCTATCAACCTGTGGTGCCGGTGATCTAGACGGTGCTTGAATAGCGTGACCAACAAGCAGCATGCCTGAAGGAAGGGTAACAGTTTTAACAACTTGCGGTGGATTTGAGGTGATTGGAGTATCAATTTGTGGAGTTGAACATGATACATGATCTTCACACAAAACTGGCTCATCTTTACTCAGGGTGGAAGCAACAGTAGGCACAGGCTCAGTGCTTAGGATGGTGGTTGGTGTTACTGGAGTGACTTCTTTACTGGCACCAAACTTTGAAGGTGATGCATTAATATCAGCATCAGAGATAGTTACTGAAGATTGATCTGGGCTCTTCAGAACCTCTGGAGTCTCTTCTAAAGAATTGGATGAGAGTGATGAGGATGAACCAGTTGCTGACTCAGCTGCTGCCTTCTTTTCCAAATGAGCCTGGAGTAGTTTCCTGCCCTCAATTTCCTTCTGTTAACAAACATAAATAGAAATAGATACATCAATCTTCAGCAGTACAAAAACAATTGCACAAGATAACTGACAATTGAAGTGTTACTATGAAATGACTATAAAATACTAAATAAAATTCCAATTCAGGAAGTGAATTCACCAAAGCATATTTTGTCAGGAACATATCCATGCAATGCATCAGTATGATGTAAATAACACAATGAATTTGTTTATGGATCTGTTGTATCTTGTGATCTCCTGTGTTCTGTACTTGCATTTTCTAGCTTGTTGTGTATTTGTGTGTGCATTTGTGATGCTGAAGTAATATTAGTCCTAACACCAAAAAGAATGCAAAGTTATGTTTTCATTTGGAATGCTATCTAGCAGTATTCCATTACTGTGCTTATCATCCTTACAGTAAAAACAGGGAGAAGGTGCAGTTAATCGGCAAATGGTACAGAAGAGTTTTACAAGTCTAGCCATATTGTTAGCATAATAAAATGGCTCTGGTGTTTGATCCTATGATTTAGTCTAGTAAAAGTTCAAACTCCTTGCAAACCATATTGTTAATTGTTGCTAAATCTATCATCAGAATAGCTAACCTATTTCATTGCCAACATAAACAAGCAAATTCAAAGCACTACTAGACAACAAAACTGAGTCCATGAAACCAATGGTGACGGTGATATGCTTTAAGATGACAATTTCATAACATAAATGAACAAGGCAATAGTGGAAATATAGCTCAATATTTTATAAAGAATAACTTAACCTCATGTAAACGTTGCCCAAGTTTCCGAAGCCTATCTTTCAAGGTAAGTAGAACAGTCTCTTGATCAAGCTTTGGAGCTGGGCCACAGCCAGATGTATTCCTGTCTGAGCTAGTCGTGCTTGATGGAAGATCATCCACATCCTCGGTAATGTTCATATTGCTTGTGCTCCTGCTGCGAGCTTTCCCTCTGTGCATAAATTCAATTAAGACAAATTCTAGTTGCCAAGAGAAGTAATGCAAAATTAAGACAGAATGCTAACCAACCTGTTGCGTGATATCTGATCTTTACTTTCTAACAAGTTATTTATTTTGCCTTGCGCATTGTTCATAGTAGCAGACTCAGATGAACATGACAATGACTTATTCTCCATAGTAGAATGTTTCTTCTGAATCTGAACATTTTTCATCTCAACATCAACATCATTCATCCTATTAACAGGCTTTGAAATATTATTGACTGTGTCAGTTTGGAACTTTGACATACCTCAATTGACCCATCTAAATTGTCTGAAACATCTGAGGCACCTTCTTCAGAGGTATCTACTTTCATGGATATTTGTCCTGCCTGTTTAGAGTCTTCCCTGTCATGAATTGTGTTTTCATCTTGACTTCTTTCTGGAAAATTTGAATCACATTTTTCTTCTCTATCTTTGTCTTTAACCTTAcgattgttcttcttctgctttgCCTGAAAATGATAATCGATCATTATGAGTAAAACAAAATCCAATCTAACATAAAATAAATGAAGATGACATGACCATGTTAAAAATTAACCTGTTTTTTCTTTGCACGTTTATCCTTTTCAGTGGTACTGCCACGCTTCCCCTTCATCTCATTTTCAAGTAGCCAGGCTTCTTCCTCTTCGCGAATAAGCTCCTCTTGCCTCTTCAAAGCAACAGCTTCTTGATAGGCAACCTCAATCCCACTAATGTGAAAACAAAATGTAAGAGGCAATGCAAAAGGATGAAAAGGTTATCTTGTGCTAATCTAAGAGATAATGGACTATGCCAGTATATTTCTAAGAGAACTTGAGGATGAGCTCCAGTTTTGTGTTACAGAACTGTTTGTTTGGTTTTATGGAACTTTAAGGGAGATACTGCAATGCAAAACACCAGGAGGCTTCATGGAAAAGCTTCGTGCTAACTCAGTAATAATAGAACTCAAAAGGTACACTCTTCAATGTAAAACAGAAATGAGATATATGGTGGACACGTACTACGGGGTATGGGCAAGTCTAACATAGGTACCCATGTCAGGCAAGGCAAGAAAAGTTCAGTTGGGTGGGAGCTGTGCAACAGGGTTCAAGTTAGAGGCATGAATTAGTAATCCTCATGACCTAGACATTTGCATTGGCAAAGAGCGAGGATACGAATAAAGATAGGTTAAGTATTGCCACATTAATAAAGGTTAAGGGCATGCATATGAGGATGCCATATgtccttaatgaatttaagaaaGAAAAGAACTGAGCCTCTATCTCTTCCGGTTTCTGTTCCAATCACTTTATTTACTCTCCACCTAGACCCATTAACATTCTTCTGCCACCACCAGACCTGTGTGATGCTGGCAGCCTCAGCATACTAACTCGGAAACTGACCACACAAAATCATTAAACCACTTCACAATTACACATTGAtacaagccaaaaaaaaaagttgaatgtGACCACATGAGTCATCTGGTTGATCAAGCACTAAACAAAATATGGTACTAAGAAAATCACATAAAAGGACAACATAGGACAAATGGTTTTACAAATTTATGATATGTACCCAGAAAACCAATCATGTGGAGGTAACAAGATGATTGAACTGAAATATATTACCTGAATATATGGGATAGTGCAAATGTTTCAATTATCTTCTGACCAAGTTCAGTTAGGCGCCTTTCTTCACGTTCAATCGAAACTTTGTTAACTTCTCCAGAACTGCCATCCTAGAAAGATGAGAATGACAAAAACTGAGCAGTGAGATAAATAGCTATACTGCATTCAAGTAATACAAATGCTTACAATCTTCACATATCAAGACCACAAAATGGGAAAGTAAATGAAATTCACTCTCATTCTACTACTACTCAAGTCTCATCACAAAGAAGCCTTGTTTTGATTCTCAGTCTCCAAGGTACAACTTTGACCACCAGAGAAATTTACTTCTAGAAATTCTATTCATCCAACTTGAATATTTAAGATAGAAATATTCTCCTAACTAAAGTACAGAAAGATGCCAAACTGGAATTTTGAAGGTAAAACCACTGTTTGAAGCTTTACATGACCAATCAAATTGAAATGTCATAAGAAGAGCTAGTAATGAAAATGAATCGCTACAGTTTGGTGATTGTTTTAACCACATTTATTCATTGAAATCAGAAGGTTCAAGAAAACAAACTCCGAAAAAAAGAATCATTCTTGCTTAACAACAAACTATGGAGAAAGCATGAAAGAGGATGcaaaattaaaatattaaataggtCCAACTGGACCAGCTGGAGGAGAAGATCCTGGCAGCCGTGCAATCACTGAGATCCGGTGTGGGATGACTTCCTGATGCCCCGGCTCTTTTTGCTTTGTTTTTAATGTTCGGGCCTGCGTGCCATCTCTGTTTCAGCTTCTAAAGCTGTTGTAAGGCAAACTACTTCCCCTGCGTTGCGCTGCTTTTGAACTGGGTAACCCCCAGCGTTGTAAAACCCTTTGGCTTTCAATATAAGCTGGGCCATTGGCCTTCTGTCTAAAAATAGGTCAAATAATGGTGGAAACTGGGAAGACAAGGAAATAAGTTTGACATAGGATGCAAACTAAAGAGATTTGAACTAAACTAAATTAATTCCATATCAGTGAAACAAGAAATACTAACATTCATTTTGGGGGCCAGAAACTCAATATTATTAACTGTATAGTCCAGAAACTGAATGAATAAATCATATGAAAAATACCTACCTTAGTGCGGCTCTGGGAACATTTGTCATCCTTTGGAGACACAGGCTGACAAGGCAAGGGTTCTAAAGCTGCCCTCTCAAGCAAAGCTATGACATCACCAGCCAAAACAAACATGTCCACATCAACATGGACCATAGGCACTGGCAGCTCTACAAAATCCACTGAGTCTATTATGCCTttcttgctcttgctcttgctctGGCACTCGAGCGCCTTCAACCCCGTATACAGAGAGTCCATAACTAACGTTGAAGTTACTTCTTTCTCCACAAAGAAATGTTTCACTATTATTTTCAGTATGACATCACTCTTCTCTGTCGACATGCGATGCCTTGTGCTTTGGTCAATTGCAAGCCAGAAGGCACGGAAACTGCAGTACAAACAAAGATATGCATGTGTTagtattaacttttttaaaaacacACACACGCGAGCGCGCACAGATAC encodes the following:
- the LOC4327886 gene encoding TNF receptor-associated factor homolog 1b isoform X3, which codes for MEHDMTVEDFIRTNGLGASGLIETNNQGVSTSSVSDCRSCEHVENGSPSTAPPFWDSDGEDDDPGPRPSDLFGRYTWRIENFSKEKKREMKSEPFEAGGYKWYILVYPQGCDVSNHLSLFLCVANHDKLLPGWSHFAQFTIAVGNLDPKKVKYSDTLHKFWKKEHDWGWKKFMELSKIQDGFLVDDVLEIIAQVQVIREKVDRPFRCLDRPYRRELLRVYMTNIEQIYRRFVEERRSKLCKLIEDKMRWSSFRAFWLAIDQSTRHRMSTEKSDVILKIIVKHFFVEKEVTSTLVMDSLYTGLKALECQSKSKSKKGIIDSVDFVELPVPMVHVDVDMFVLAGDVIALLERAALEPLPCQPVSPKDDKCSQSRTKDGSSGEVNKVSIEREERRLTELGQKIIETFALSHIFSGIEVAYQEAVALKRQEELIREEEEAWLLENEMKGKRGSTTEKDKRAKKKQAKQKKNNRKVKDKDREEKCDSNFPERSQDENTIHDREDSKQAGQISMKVDTSEEGASDVSDNLDGSIEIQKKHSTMENKSLSCSSESATMNNAQGKINNLLESKDQISRNRGKARSRSTSNMNITEDVDDLPSSTTSSDRNTSGCGPAPKLDQETVLLTLKDRLRKLGQRLHEKEIEGRKLLQAHLEKKAAAESATGSSSSLSSNSLEETPEVLKSPDQSSVTISDADINASPSKFGASKEVTPVTPTTILSTEPVPTVASTLSKDEPVLCEDHVSCSTPQIDTPITSNPPQVVKTVTLPSGMLLVGHAIQAPSRSPAPQVDRVSKAIAAPTKSPAPQVDKVSIAVPTPSKSPATQGEKVAKAILVPPKSLAPQVGKVAKTIPTPKQPAPLVDKVTSLDPVSKQMSSMSNSEAREAILPKKAAVLSVSQTPAISRPSSAPLFQVPRSTLPPTPAVQVPPMLSRSMTLAGRSRNEPSPSVPSYTAQTYRNAIIGKSNLDTASASLDHSTSFGQNVALSQPLSSYASAASAMVPPVGRNGQLPGKQGFMFGQGKSEAIDNWNPWKGDSNANKYMWKDDSPYHQMTKGDAHTQSWRDNSYQQAGCSGTGEQGEFGGLQYRQFQREIPTNLVSYQLPGPVGEEFPHLDIINDLLEEEQSSGSMAEPTLHGYHTLGLPYSSRGNLVDSEVTSISSSGRLNLADHYYDEGYPMAYDRLNALYRLREGQNSTLDAYSNGRMDSITSKPWLHNFSNPAVNLGVNPNGFSQQMGNYTNLGSGRVNGEHLYRHANGQW
- the LOC4327886 gene encoding TNF receptor-associated factor homolog 1b isoform X4, whose product is MEHDMTVEDFIRTNGLGASGLIETNNQGVSTSSVSDCRSCEHVENGSPSTAPPFWDSDGEDDDPVTSGPRPSDLFGRYTWRIENFSKEKKREMKSEPFEAGGYKWYILVYPQGCDVSNHLSLFLCVANHDKLLPGWSHFAQFTIAVGNLDPKKVKYSDTLHKFWKKEHDWGWKKFMELSKIQDGFLVDDVLEIIAQVQVIREKVDRPFRCLDRPYRRELLRVYMTNIEQIYRRFVEERRSKLCKLIEDKMRWSSFRAFWLAIDQSTRHRMSTEKSDVILKIIVKHFFVEKEVTSTLVMDSLYTGLKALECQSKSKSKKGIIDSVDFVELPVPMVHVDVDMFVLAGDVIALLERAALEPLPCQPVSPKDDKCSQSRTKDGSSGEVNKVSIEREERRLTELGQKIIETFALSHIFSGIEVAYQEAVALKRQEELIREEEEAWLLENEMKGKRGSTTEKDKRAKKKQAKQKKNNRKVKDKDREEKCDSNFPERSQDENTIHDREDSKQAGQISMKVDTSEEGASDVSDNLDGSIEIQKKHSTMENKSLSCSSESATMNNAQGKINNLLESKDQISRNRGKARSRSTSNMNITEDVDDLPSSTTSSDRNTSGCGPAPKLDQETVLLTLKDRLRKLGQRLHEKEIEGRKLLQAHLEKKAAAESATGSSSSLSSNSLEETPEVLKSPDQSSVTISDADINASPSKFGASKEVTPVTPTTILSTEPVPTVASTLSKDEPVLCEDHVSCSTPQIDTPITSNPPQVVKTVTLPSGMLLVGHAIQAPSRSPAPQVDRVSKAIAAPTKSPAPQVDKVSIAVPTPSKSPATQGEKVAKAILVPPKSLAPQVGKVAKTIPTPKQPAPLVDKVTSLDPVSKQMSSMSNSEAREAILPKKAAVLSVSQTPAISRPSSAPLFQVPRSTLPPTPAVQVPPMLSRSMTLAGRSRNEPSPSVPSYTAQTYRNAIIGKSNLDTASASLDHSTSFGQNVALSQPLSSYASAASAMVPPVGRNGQLPGKQGFMFGQGKSEAIDNWNPWKGDSNANKYMWKDDSPYHQMTKGDAHTQSWRDNSYQQAGCSGTGEQGEFGGLQYRQFQREIPTNLVSYQLPGPVGEEFPHLDIINDLLEEEQSSGSMAEPTLHGYHTLGLPYSSRGNLVDSEVTSISSSGRLNLADHYYDEGYPMAYDRLNALYRLREGQNSTLDAYSNGRMDSITSKPWLHNFSNPAVNLGVNPNGFSQQMGNYTNLGSGRVNGEHLYRHANGQW